In Cottoperca gobio chromosome 1, fCotGob3.1, whole genome shotgun sequence, a genomic segment contains:
- the clrn2 gene encoding clarin-2, translating into MPSLWKRITFSVASVLCVGSVVLLVVALSTERWVSGRILCKTGAEIVNASHPELEQFIGDIYYGLFQGGKTKKCGLGNRRSKIYIFPKLVQTLNGGLHMMVILFLLVAVGFALVSLSFCIYNARKVPYQSIKGPKGLYLWNFIAALFGALGMLCFLAAVRHHSLTERLANHRENLFVLVVLDDSLDWSFWLGVGSIATHFAVCGVVAMSRIKLPKPEIKKPEEPTISSLDLLY; encoded by the exons ATGCCTTCGCTGTGGAAACGGATAACCTTCTCGGTGGCCTCGGTGCTCTGTGTCGGCTCGGTGGTGCTCCTGGTCGTGGCCCTGTCCACGGAGCGCTGGGTCTCCGGGCGGATCCTGTGTAAAACCGGGGCGGAGATAGTGAACGCGTCCCACCCGGAGCTGGAGCAGTTCATCGGGGACATTTACTACGGCTTGTTCCAGGGAGGGAAGACCAAGAAGTGCGGGCTCGGCAACAGGCGCTCCAAAATATACA TTTTCCCAAAGCTTGTTCAGACGTTGAATGGCGGCCTTCACATGATGGTGATCCTCTTCCTGCTAGTGGCTGTGGGCTTCGCGCTGGTCAGTCTGTCTTTCTGCATTTACAACGCACGGAAAGTTCCCTACCAGAGCATCAAAGGGCCCAAAGGACTCTACCTGTGGAACTTCATTGCTG CTCTCTTCGGTGCCCTGGGCATGCTGTGtttcctggcagctgtgaggcaCCACAGTCTGACCGAGCGGCTGGCCAATCATCGGGAGAACCTCTTTGTGCTGGTTGTCCTGGATGACAGCCTAGACTGGTCCTTCTGGCTGGGTGTGGGCAGCATCGCGACTCACTTTGCCGTCTGTGGAGTGGTTGCCATGAGCCGGATCAAACTCCCCAAACCGGAGATCAAGAAACCGGAAGAACCCACAATCTCTTCTTTGGACTTGCTCTACTGA
- the tapt1b gene encoding LOW QUALITY PROTEIN: transmembrane anterior posterior transformation protein 1 homolog (The sequence of the model RefSeq protein was modified relative to this genomic sequence to represent the inferred CDS: deleted 1 base in 1 codon): MADSLPLGLEEEKEKEKEDKERDGKAANTEENKEKDVVTETLHSNDKNGGSNGKKRNLSDLSLVRFITTELTRGYFLEHNEAKYTERRERVYTCLRIPKELEKLMTFGFFLCLDAFLYVFTLLPLRVILALLRLLTLPCCGLGGSRLLQPAQVCDVLKGFIMVLCYSMMSYVDYSMMYHLIRGQSVIKLYIIYNMLEVADRLFSSFGQDILDALYWTATEPKEKKRAHIGVIPHFLMAVLYVFLHAILIMVQATTLNVAFNSHNKSLLTIMMSNNFVEIKGSVFKKFEKNNLFQMSNSDIKERFTNYILLLIVCLRNMEQFSWNPDHLWVLFPDVVMVIASEVAVDVVKHAFITKFNDISADVYGEYRASLAFDLVSSRQKNAYTDYSDSVSRRMGFIPLPLALLLIRVVTSSVKIQGSLSFMCVLLFYLGMITLKVLNSIVLLGTSCVFVKEANMEEKLSNPPPSVVSSRANSRAHRTKHIHVSPQQEPTTDKGGIPLSADNPPPPNVAESSAPTLPKSDSDTFLTTPDGEDDDKIINADTGLEGLEPRTPKKDLLEIDRFTICGNRID; the protein is encoded by the exons ATGGCGGACTCGCTGCCGTTAGGTctggaagaggagaaggagaaggagaaggaggacaagGAGCGGGATGGGAAGGCTGCCAATACAGAGGAAAACAAGGAGAAAGATGTAGTCACGGAGACGCTGCATTCCAACGATAAAAACGGCGGCAGTAATGGCAAGAAACGCAACCTGTCAG ACCTGTCTCTGGTCAGATTTATAACTACTGAGCTCACCAGAGGCTACTTCCTGGAACACAATGAGGCCAAATACACAGAGCGCAGAGAGAGGGTCTATACCTGCCTCCGCATCCCCAAAGAGCTTGAGAAG TTGATGACATTCGGCTTCTTCCTCTGTCTGGATGCCTTTCTGTATGTGTTTACCCTGCTGCCCCTCAGGGTGATTCTGGCTCTTCTACGGCTCCTCACGTTGCCTTGCTGTGGCCTCGG tggcTCCCGACTGCTCCAGCCGGCCCAGGTGTGTGATGTGCTGAAAGGCTTCATTATGGTGCTGTGTTACTCTATGATGAGCTACGTGGATTACTCCATGATGTACCACCTCATCAGGGGACAGTCTGTCATCAAACTGTACATCATATACAACATGTTAGAG GTGGCGGACCGCCTGTTCTCATCATTTGGCCAGGACATCTTGGACGCTCTGTACTGGACAGCCACAGAAcccaaagagaagaagagagcgcACATAGGCGTGATTCCTCACTTCCTCATGGCTGTGCTCTACGTCT TTCTCCATGCCATCCTCATCATGGTGCAGGCCACAACTCTCAACGTAGCCTTCAACTCCCACAACAAATCCCTGCTCACCATCATGATGTCTAACAAC tttGTGGAGATCAAAGGGAGTGTGTTCAAGAAGTTTGAAAAGAACAACCTTTTCCAAATGTCAAACAGCG ACATAAAAGAGAGGTTCACCAACTACATCCTCCTGCTCATCGTCTGTCTGAGAAACATGGAGCAGTTCTCATGGAACCCTG acCACTTGTGGGTGCTGTTTCCTGATGTAGTCATGGTGATTGCTTCAGAGGTTGCAGTGGACGTTGTGAAGCACGCCTTCATCACCAAATTCAATGACATCAGTGCTGAT GTGTACGGGGAATACAGAGCCAGCCTTGCCTTTGACCTTGTCAGCAGTCGACAGAAAAAT GCTTACACAGACTACAGTGACTCGGTATCCAGAAGAATGGGCTTCATCCCCCTCCCTTTAGCTCTGCTG ttgATCAGAGTCGTAACCAGCTCAGTGAAGATCCAGGGTTCGCTCTCCTtcatgtgtgtgctgctgttttaCCTGGG GATGATCACCCTGAAGGTGCTCAACAGTATCGTTCTGCTGGGGACGTCTTGTGTATTCGTCAAAGAAGCCAACATGGAAGAAAAGCTCTCCAACCCCCCACCCTCCGTTGTCTCCAGCCGTGCAAAC TCCAGAGCTCACCGCACCAAACACATTCACGTTTCACCACAGCAAG AACCCACAACTGACAAAGGAGGAATACCGCTGTCAGCAGACAATCCTCCGCCCCCCAATGTGGCAGAGAGCTCTGCCCCAACGCTCCCCAAGAGCGACTCAGACACATTCCTGACTACCCCAGACGGGGAGGACGATGACAAAATCATCAACGCCGACACGGGACTGGAAGGTCTTGAACCCAGAACGCCGAAGAAAGATTTGCTGGAAATAGACCGCTTCACCATCTGTGGCAACCGAATAGACTGA
- the lap3 gene encoding cytosol aminopeptidase, producing MTMLLLRRTVQTAKHCRLFSASQTHLHERKGLVLGVFEKEGEEGGLHLTEAAAGFDQTRSGKLSELLKISGPTLKQGKSRIFYGIHKDFPCVAVVGLGKTSAGVCGSENWDTSKENIRQAVSAGCRLLQDLEVTHVEVDGCGDAQSAAEGAVLGLFQYDQLKSKKKTKVTTQLHGSADSVGWKKGVLYAEGQNLARLLMEAPANHITPTAFANTIEEKLAAHSERVTINKRSQAWLEEQQMGAFLSVSRGSEEPPVFLEIHYNGSPDSKQAPLLLVGKGITFDSGGISLKPSPSMDEMRADMGGAATVCASIVTAAALKLPVNIIGLAPLCENMPSGKATKPGDVVTAKNGKTIQVDNTDAEGRLVLADALCYGHIFNPRAIVNVATLTGAMDVALGSAATGVFTNSDWLWEQLHKASVVTGDRVWRMPLFQHYTRQVTDSQLADLNNIGKYSRSGGACTAAAFLREFVTAPHWAHLDIAGVMSNKDEVPHLRKGMSGRPTRTLVEFAAGLVHNG from the exons ATGACAATGCTTCTTCTGAGGAGAACTGTGCAGACTGCAAAACATTGCAGGTTATTTTCTGCTTCACAGACTCACCTGCACGAGAGAAAG gGTCTGGTGCTGGGAGTGTttgagaaggagggagaggagggtggCCTTCATCTGACAGAAGCAGCTGCAGGGTTTGACCAAACTCGGTCTGGGAAACTTTCTGAACTGCTGAAAAT CTCTGGCCCGACTCTCAAACAAGGCaaaagcagaatattttatGGAATCCACAAG GACTTCCCGTGTGTGGCAGTAGTCGGGCTCGGTAAGAccagtgcaggtgtgtgtgggtcagAGAACTGGGACACCAGCAAGGAGAACATCCGACAGGCAGTGTCGG CCGGCTGCCGGCTGCTTCAGGACCTGGAGGTGACGCACGTGGAGGTGGACGGCTGCGGGGATGCCCAGTCAGCAGCAGAAGGCGCTGTTCTGGGTTTGTTCCAATATGACCAACTCAAATCCAAGAAGAAGACCAAAGTAACCACACAGCTTCATGGAAG TGCTGACTCAGTCGGTTGGAAGAAAGGAGTCCTGTATGCAGAAGGACAAAACCTGGCGCGGCTGCTCATGGAAGCTCCAGCCAATCACATCACTCCCACTGCTTTTGCCAACACCATTGAAGAGAAACTAGCGGCGCATTCTGAACGAGTCACAATAAATAAGAG ATCTCAGGCTTGGCTAGAGGAGCAACAGATGGGAGCGTTTCTCAGTGTGTCCAGAGGCTCAGAGGAGCCCCCTGTCTTCCTGGAGATACATTACAACGGCTCTCCTGACAGTAAGCAGGCCCCGCTGCTGTTAGTGGGCAAAGGCATCACCTTTGACAG TGGTGGTATTTCTCTGAAGCCGTCTCCTTCTATGGATGAAATGAGAGCTGATATGGGGGGAGCTGCCACCGTGTGTGCGTCTATCGTCACAGCCGCAGCTCTGAAGCTGCCGGTCAACATTATCG GTCTGGCTCCCCTGTGTGAGAACATGCCCAGTGGAAAAGCTACTAAACCAGGTGATGTTGTCACGGccaaaaatggaaaaacaatccAG GTCGATAACACGGATGCAGAGGGCCGACTGGTTCTCGCTGACGCTCTGTGTTACGGACACATCTTCAACCCCAGAGCCATCGTCAATGTTGCTACGCTAACAG GTGCGATGGATGTAGCTCTTGGCTCAGCAGCGACAGGAGTGTTTACAAACTCTGACTGGCTCTGGGAGCAGCTGCACAAG gctaGTGTTGTGACCGGTGACAGAGTATGGCGGATGCCTCTGTTCCAGCACTACACCAGACAGGTGACTGACAGCCAGCTGGCTGACCTCAACAACATCGGCAAATACAGCCG TTCTGGCGGGGCCTGCACAGCAGCTGCATTCCTGAGAGAGTTTGTCACAGCTCCTCATTGGGCCCATCTGGACATCGCAGGTGTGATGAGTAACAAAGATGAAGTTCCCCACCTGAGAAAAGGCATGTCTGGAAGACCAACGCGTACGCTGGTGG